The Mesorhizobium koreense genome includes a window with the following:
- a CDS encoding aldo/keto reductase has product MKNKTFRTPSGNDITFTELGFGSASIGNLYRAYTEEEAQATMNAAWDAGIRYFDTAPFYGLGLAETRINHFLRGKPRDSYVLSTKVGRRLGLCKPEERAGIGKFFDTPTRREIFDYSYDGIMRSVEDSLERLGIDRIDILYGHDLDVYTHGSQEAADRRVAEFMAGGYKALLKLREEGSVKAIGAGINEWQACQKLAEQGDFDLFLLAGRYTLLEQESLETCLPLLQKRGIGVVIGGAYNSGILATGPKPGAFFNYDPAPPEILDRVTKIEAVCKKHGVKLVQAALRFPLVHPVVACVIPGAARASEVALNMETLAAAIPAALWADLKAAGLMRAAAPVPA; this is encoded by the coding sequence ATGAAGAACAAAACGTTTAGGACGCCTTCGGGCAACGATATCACTTTCACCGAACTCGGCTTCGGCTCCGCCTCGATCGGCAATCTTTATCGCGCCTATACGGAAGAAGAGGCGCAGGCGACGATGAATGCGGCCTGGGACGCCGGCATCCGCTATTTCGACACCGCGCCCTTTTACGGTCTCGGCCTTGCCGAGACGCGCATCAACCATTTCCTGCGCGGGAAGCCTCGCGATTCCTACGTGCTTTCCACCAAAGTCGGCCGCCGGCTCGGCCTCTGCAAGCCGGAAGAGCGGGCTGGCATCGGCAAATTCTTCGATACGCCGACCCGCCGCGAGATATTCGACTATTCCTATGACGGCATCATGCGCTCGGTCGAGGATTCGCTGGAACGGCTCGGCATCGACCGCATAGATATCCTCTACGGCCACGATCTCGACGTCTACACGCATGGTAGTCAGGAGGCGGCCGACCGGCGCGTCGCTGAATTCATGGCCGGCGGCTACAAGGCGCTCCTGAAATTGCGCGAGGAAGGCTCGGTCAAGGCGATCGGCGCCGGCATCAATGAGTGGCAGGCCTGCCAGAAGCTGGCGGAGCAGGGCGATTTCGACCTATTCCTGCTTGCCGGCCGCTACACGTTGCTCGAACAGGAATCGCTCGAGACCTGCCTGCCACTGCTCCAGAAGCGCGGCATCGGCGTCGTCATCGGCGGAGCCTACAATTCCGGCATCCTTGCCACCGGGCCGAAACCGGGCGCTTTCTTCAACTACGATCCCGCCCCGCCGGAAATCCTCGACCGGGTGACAAAGATCGAGGCGGTCTGCAAGAAGCACGGCGTCAAGCTGGTGCAGGCGGCGTTGCGCTTCCCGCTCGTTCATCCGGTCGTCGCCTGTGTCATCCCCGGTGCCGCGCGTGCCAGCGAGGTGGCGCTCAATATGGAAACGCTGGCCGCGGCCATCCCCGCCGCGCTCTGGGCCGACCTAAAGGCCGCCGGCCTCATGCGCGCCGCCGCGCCGGTGCCGGCATAG
- a CDS encoding UxaA family hydrolase, whose translation MTVTAELPKTLRLSSEDNVIVAASRIEPGADVGSGVVTKARIPFGHKIAITRIAEGAPIRKFGQIIGFAKTTIEPGDWVHEHNVYMHDFERDYRFAEEARPEAVLPVSEQATFQGYLRGNGRAGTRNYIGILTSVNCSTTVAGFIAKEIERSGILDDYPNIDGIVALKQANGCVIDYRGVIFDTLKKTTWGYATNPNMGGVVMVGLGCEGFQIPRFKEAYGVTESDTFRTMTIQEVGGTRKTVERGVEFVKEMLPTVNAVHREPLPASLLTLALQCGGSDGYSGITANPALGIAADILVKNGGTAILSETPEIYGAEHLLTRRAKNREVGEKLVEIIHWWEDYTARNQMEMNNNPSPGNKLGGLTTILEKSLGAAAKGGSTTLNAVYHYADQVNEKGFVFMDTPGYDPVSATGQVAGGANILCFTTGRGSAYGNKPTPSIKLATNTPMYERMKDDMDINCGDILDGVTLAEKGHEIFDEILAVASGKRTKSEELGYGDNEFVPWQIGATM comes from the coding sequence ATGACCGTTACCGCAGAACTCCCCAAAACGCTTCGTCTCTCCAGCGAGGACAACGTGATCGTCGCGGCGAGCCGCATCGAACCCGGCGCGGATGTCGGCAGCGGGGTCGTCACCAAGGCGCGCATTCCTTTCGGCCACAAGATCGCGATTACGCGCATCGCCGAAGGCGCGCCGATCCGCAAATTCGGCCAGATCATCGGCTTCGCCAAGACGACGATAGAACCCGGCGACTGGGTTCATGAGCACAATGTCTACATGCACGATTTCGAGCGCGATTACCGCTTCGCCGAGGAGGCGCGGCCGGAAGCGGTCCTCCCCGTTTCCGAGCAGGCGACCTTCCAGGGCTATCTCAGGGGAAACGGCCGCGCCGGCACCCGCAACTATATCGGCATCCTGACCAGCGTGAATTGCTCGACCACCGTGGCCGGCTTCATCGCCAAGGAGATCGAGCGCTCGGGTATCCTGGACGATTATCCCAACATCGACGGCATCGTGGCGCTGAAGCAGGCCAATGGCTGCGTTATCGACTATCGCGGCGTTATCTTCGACACGCTGAAGAAGACGACATGGGGCTATGCCACCAACCCGAATATGGGCGGCGTGGTCATGGTCGGCCTCGGCTGCGAGGGCTTCCAGATCCCACGCTTCAAGGAAGCCTATGGCGTGACCGAAAGCGACACCTTCCGCACGATGACCATCCAGGAGGTCGGCGGCACCAGGAAGACGGTCGAGCGTGGCGTCGAGTTCGTCAAGGAGATGCTGCCGACCGTCAACGCCGTCCATCGCGAGCCCCTGCCCGCTTCGCTCCTGACGCTGGCGCTCCAATGCGGCGGCTCGGACGGCTATTCGGGCATCACCGCCAACCCGGCGCTCGGTATCGCAGCCGACATTCTGGTGAAGAACGGCGGCACGGCGATCCTTTCGGAAACGCCGGAAATCTATGGCGCCGAACATCTTTTGACGCGCCGGGCGAAAAACCGCGAGGTCGGCGAGAAGCTGGTCGAGATCATCCACTGGTGGGAGGATTATACCGCCCGCAACCAGATGGAGATGAACAACAACCCCTCCCCCGGCAACAAGCTCGGCGGGCTGACCACGATCCTGGAGAAGTCGCTCGGCGCGGCGGCGAAGGGCGGCTCGACCACGCTCAACGCTGTCTATCACTATGCCGACCAGGTGAACGAAAAAGGCTTCGTCTTCATGGATACGCCGGGCTACGACCCGGTCTCGGCAACCGGTCAGGTGGCCGGCGGCGCCAATATCCTCTGCTTCACCACGGGCCGAGGCTCCGCCTACGGCAACAAGCCGACGCCGTCGATCAAGCTCGCCACCAACACGCCCATGTACGAGCGCATGAAGGACGACATGGACATCAATTGCGGCGACATCCTCGACGGCGTCACACTGGCGGAGAAGGGCCACGAGATATTCGACGAGATACTGGCCGTCGCGTCGGGCAAGCGCACCAAGTCGGAAGAACTCGGCTACGGCGACAACGAGTTCGTGCCCTGGCAGATCGGCGCGACGATGTAG
- a CDS encoding creatininase family protein has product MTDSKRRVWWGDFRAPEFTDIDAEAVIAVVPVAAIEQHGPHLPVSTDTAIMEGMLAETIAQLPVELDVRILPIQAVGKSNEHIFEPGTLTLSPTVLIEAWTELGASIARAGIRKIVFVNSHGGNEEVMGIVTRELRVRHAMMAVKTSWERFGRPEGLFSAWEERYGIHGGDVETSLMLHFRPEMVDMSKAENFPSRVLEAEQEFDLLRQTGKHAFAWVAADLNPHGVVGNAAAATAEKGRATAKFQAEGFVRLLQDIRKARLRDWLS; this is encoded by the coding sequence ATGACCGACAGCAAGCGCCGGGTCTGGTGGGGGGATTTCCGGGCCCCGGAATTCACGGACATCGATGCCGAGGCAGTGATCGCGGTAGTACCGGTCGCCGCGATCGAGCAGCACGGCCCGCATCTGCCGGTCTCTACCGATACGGCGATCATGGAAGGCATGCTCGCCGAGACGATCGCGCAGTTGCCTGTCGAACTCGATGTCCGCATCCTGCCGATCCAGGCGGTCGGCAAATCGAACGAGCACATCTTCGAACCCGGCACGCTGACGCTTTCACCCACGGTACTGATCGAGGCATGGACGGAGCTCGGAGCTTCGATCGCGCGCGCGGGCATCCGCAAGATCGTCTTCGTCAATTCGCATGGCGGCAACGAGGAGGTGATGGGCATTGTCACCCGCGAGCTTCGCGTGCGGCACGCCATGATGGCGGTGAAGACGAGTTGGGAGCGCTTCGGCCGGCCGGAGGGTCTGTTTTCGGCCTGGGAGGAACGCTACGGAATCCATGGCGGCGACGTAGAAACGTCATTGATGCTGCATTTCCGGCCGGAAATGGTCGATATGTCGAAGGCGGAGAATTTTCCTTCCCGCGTTTTAGAGGCGGAACAGGAATTCGATCTACTGCGCCAAACCGGCAAGCACGCCTTCGCCTGGGTCGCAGCCGACCTCAACCCGCATGGCGTAGTCGGGAACGCGGCGGCTGCGACCGCCGAAAAGGGCCGCGCTACGGCGAAATTCCAGGCAGAAGGATTTGTCCGCCTGCTTCAGGACATAAGGAAAGCGAGGCTCAGGGACTGGCTATCCTGA
- a CDS encoding class I SAM-dependent methyltransferase: MTDQIRFDDGSAYERMMGVWSQLVGTAFLDWLAPPPDWRWADVGCGNGAFTELVMERCAPADIQAIDPSDGQLAYARRRITSAKVEFHKGDAMELPFEDNSFDAAVMALVLFFVPEPARGVAEMVRVVRPGGSVSAYLWDMLGGGFPMEPIQAELRAAGLNPVRPPSVGVSRMDALRQAWVDAGLDDVKTTEITVSRTFDDFDQFWSITTSIGTSRSLLASLPADEVGRLRERVRARLPADAAGRISYEARANAIKGRVPIAD, encoded by the coding sequence GTGACCGATCAGATTCGTTTTGACGATGGATCCGCCTATGAGCGGATGATGGGCGTCTGGAGCCAGCTGGTTGGCACCGCCTTCCTCGACTGGCTCGCGCCGCCTCCGGATTGGCGCTGGGCTGACGTGGGTTGCGGCAATGGCGCATTCACCGAGCTTGTTATGGAGCGCTGCGCCCCTGCCGACATACAGGCCATCGACCCGTCGGATGGACAATTGGCCTATGCACGGCGACGGATCACGTCCGCAAAGGTCGAATTCCACAAGGGCGATGCCATGGAATTGCCCTTCGAAGACAACAGCTTCGACGCCGCTGTGATGGCGCTTGTGTTGTTCTTTGTGCCCGAGCCGGCGCGCGGTGTGGCCGAGATGGTCCGCGTGGTACGGCCCGGCGGCTCCGTTTCGGCCTATCTGTGGGACATGCTCGGCGGAGGCTTTCCGATGGAACCGATACAAGCCGAACTGCGCGCTGCCGGTCTCAATCCGGTTCGACCGCCAAGCGTCGGCGTCTCGCGAATGGATGCGCTCCGGCAGGCATGGGTCGACGCCGGTCTGGACGACGTGAAGACCACGGAAATCACGGTAAGCCGTACGTTCGACGATTTCGACCAGTTCTGGTCGATCACGACCAGCATCGGGACAAGCCGGTCGCTGCTTGCGTCGCTGCCTGCCGATGAGGTGGGGCGCCTGAGGGAGCGCGTGCGCGCGCGCCTGCCGGCGGATGCGGCTGGCCGGATAAGCTATGAAGCGCGCGCCAACGCGATAAAGGGCCGCGTGCCCATCGCGGACTGA
- a CDS encoding MaoC family dehydratase — translation MNGSGEMRFTPGRGFADMAALVGSDLGVSNWIEVDQTMIDLFAECTGDRQWIHIDVDRARRESPFGAPVAHGYLTLSLIPVMAYEIGAAPEGVAASINYGLDKVRFLTPVKVGSRVRLHSHLISFERKAPGQYLMKQRQTIDIEGGDRPALIAETLSMLVAG, via the coding sequence ATGAACGGCAGCGGCGAAATGCGCTTCACGCCTGGCCGCGGCTTCGCGGACATGGCGGCGCTGGTCGGCTCCGATCTTGGCGTATCGAACTGGATCGAGGTCGACCAGACCATGATCGATCTTTTTGCCGAATGCACCGGCGACCGGCAATGGATCCATATCGATGTCGACCGCGCTCGCCGCGAAAGCCCGTTCGGTGCGCCGGTGGCACATGGCTACCTGACACTCTCGCTCATCCCGGTGATGGCCTACGAGATCGGCGCGGCACCCGAAGGCGTGGCGGCCTCCATCAATTACGGCCTCGACAAGGTACGTTTCCTGACGCCGGTCAAGGTCGGGTCACGGGTCAGGCTGCATTCGCACCTCATCTCCTTCGAGCGCAAGGCGCCCGGCCAATATCTCATGAAGCAGCGCCAGACGATCGACATCGAAGGCGGCGACCGGCCGGCGTTGATCGCCGAGACGCTTTCGATGTTGGTCGCGGGTTGA
- a CDS encoding long-chain-fatty-acid--CoA ligase has product MDRIWVKSYPAGVPADVDIEQYSSVVALLEDSFAKYRDQKAYVLMDKALTYGDIDRLSTAFAAYLQGLGLKRNDRVAIMMPNVLQYPVAVAAVLRAGFIVVNVNPLYTARELAHQLKDSGASAIIILENFAHTLEKIIRETPVKHVVLASVGDLLGFPKGAVVNFVLRRVKKVVPAFSLPNAVRFSVAVARRTGKALKKPEIRPDDVAVLQYTGGTTGVSKGAVLLHRTIIANLLASEAWMMPALERRPISGQLTFICALPLYHVFAFISCALLALRAGGLNVLIPNPRDIPATVKEMAKYRFHAIPGVNTLFNALADNPDFKKIDFSQLRIANGGGMAVQEAVASKWLAVTGCPIVEGYGLSETSSGVTCNPTDSIAYTGTIGLPLPNVDIRIIDDGGNDVPLGEPGEIAIKGPQVMAGYWQRPDETAKAMTADGYFKSGDIGTMDERGYIRLIDRKKDMIVVSGFNVYPNEIEAVVAAHPGVMEAAVIGVPDGHSGEAVMLFVVRRDPKLTSEDIVQYCKANLTGYKRPRHIEFRDSLPHTNVGKVLRKDLREEALRAMGQRA; this is encoded by the coding sequence GTGGATCGCATCTGGGTCAAATCCTATCCGGCGGGTGTGCCGGCCGATGTCGACATCGAACAATACAGCTCCGTTGTCGCGCTGCTTGAGGATAGTTTCGCAAAATACAGGGATCAAAAGGCTTATGTCCTGATGGATAAGGCCTTGACCTATGGCGATATCGACCGGCTCTCGACAGCCTTCGCCGCCTACTTGCAGGGTCTCGGGCTGAAGCGGAACGACCGGGTCGCGATCATGATGCCGAACGTCCTGCAATACCCGGTCGCTGTGGCGGCCGTGCTCAGGGCCGGTTTCATCGTGGTCAACGTCAACCCGCTCTACACCGCCCGCGAGCTTGCACACCAACTCAAGGATTCCGGCGCAAGCGCCATCATTATCCTGGAGAATTTCGCCCATACGCTGGAAAAGATCATCCGCGAGACGCCGGTCAAGCACGTGGTGCTCGCCAGTGTCGGCGATCTTCTTGGCTTTCCCAAGGGCGCGGTCGTCAATTTCGTCCTGCGCAGGGTGAAGAAAGTCGTGCCTGCTTTCTCGCTTCCGAACGCCGTCCGCTTCAGCGTAGCGGTCGCCAGGAGGACCGGCAAAGCCTTGAAGAAGCCGGAAATCCGTCCGGACGACGTGGCCGTGCTGCAATATACGGGCGGCACGACCGGCGTTTCCAAGGGCGCGGTGCTGCTCCATCGCACGATCATTGCCAATCTGCTCGCGTCGGAAGCCTGGATGATGCCTGCGCTGGAACGCCGGCCGATCTCGGGCCAACTCACCTTCATCTGCGCGCTGCCGCTCTATCATGTCTTCGCCTTCATAAGCTGCGCGTTGTTGGCACTGCGCGCCGGGGGGCTCAACGTGCTGATCCCGAACCCGCGCGACATTCCGGCGACCGTGAAGGAGATGGCGAAATACCGGTTCCATGCCATCCCCGGCGTCAACACGCTTTTCAACGCGCTTGCCGACAATCCGGATTTCAAAAAGATCGACTTCTCGCAGCTTCGCATCGCCAATGGCGGCGGCATGGCGGTGCAGGAGGCCGTGGCCAGTAAATGGCTCGCCGTCACCGGCTGCCCGATCGTGGAAGGCTACGGCCTTTCCGAGACATCGTCCGGCGTCACCTGCAACCCGACCGATTCGATCGCCTATACCGGAACCATCGGGCTGCCGCTGCCGAACGTCGATATCCGTATCATCGACGATGGCGGAAACGACGTGCCGCTCGGCGAACCCGGAGAGATCGCCATCAAGGGGCCGCAGGTGATGGCGGGATACTGGCAAAGGCCGGACGAGACCGCCAAGGCCATGACGGCGGATGGTTATTTCAAGTCGGGCGATATCGGCACCATGGACGAGCGCGGTTATATCCGCCTGATCGACCGCAAGAAGGACATGATCGTCGTCTCCGGCTTCAACGTCTATCCGAACGAGATCGAGGCGGTCGTTGCCGCGCATCCGGGGGTGATGGAAGCGGCTGTGATCGGCGTGCCGGATGGGCATTCCGGCGAGGCGGTGATGCTGTTCGTGGTGCGCCGCGACCCAAAGCTCACCAGCGAGGACATCGTCCAATATTGCAAGGCGAATTTGACCGGCTACAAGCGGCCAAGACATATCGAGTTCCGCGACAGCCTCCCGCACACCAACGTCGGCAAGGTGCTGAGGAAGGATCTGCGCGAAGAGGCGCTGAGGGCAATGGGGCAGCGGGCATGA
- a CDS encoding NAD(P)/FAD-dependent oxidoreductase — translation MSDITRTDILVIGAGPVGLFAVFELGLLDLKCHLIDILDRSGGQCAELYPEKPIYDIPAWPSITAQGLVDKLMEQIEPFGPTFTFNRMVSGLERLEDGTFRVTTDEGEVFEAKAIVIAAGGGSFQPKRPPIPGIEAYEGTSVFYSVRRMEDFRDHDILIVGGGDSALDWTLNLQPLARRLTLVHRRAEFRAAPDSVNRMFALHEEEKIGFEIGQVSGLKGENGELQAAIVKGPHGEVEIPCTRMLPFFGLTMKLGPIADWGLSLHENLIPVDTEKFQTSEPGIFAVGDINWYPGKLKLILSGFHEVALMAQAAKRYISPGERIVFQYTTSSTSLQKKLGVVG, via the coding sequence ATGAGCGACATCACTAGGACAGACATTCTCGTTATCGGCGCCGGCCCGGTCGGCCTGTTCGCCGTTTTCGAACTGGGCCTGCTGGACCTCAAATGTCATCTGATCGACATTCTCGACCGATCGGGCGGCCAGTGCGCCGAACTCTACCCCGAGAAGCCGATCTACGACATTCCCGCGTGGCCCTCGATAACCGCGCAGGGCCTTGTCGACAAGCTGATGGAGCAGATCGAACCCTTCGGCCCAACCTTCACCTTCAACCGCATGGTTTCCGGGCTGGAAAGGCTCGAGGACGGTACGTTCCGCGTGACTACGGATGAGGGCGAGGTCTTCGAGGCCAAGGCGATCGTGATTGCGGCCGGTGGCGGTTCGTTCCAGCCGAAGCGTCCGCCGATTCCTGGCATCGAGGCATATGAAGGCACGAGCGTCTTCTATTCCGTACGGCGCATGGAGGACTTCCGCGACCACGACATTCTGATCGTCGGCGGCGGCGATTCCGCGCTCGACTGGACGCTGAACCTTCAGCCGCTGGCGCGCCGGCTCACTCTCGTCCATCGCCGGGCGGAATTCCGTGCCGCGCCCGACAGCGTCAACCGCATGTTCGCGCTGCACGAGGAAGAGAAGATCGGCTTCGAGATCGGGCAGGTGAGCGGACTGAAGGGCGAGAACGGCGAATTGCAGGCGGCAATCGTCAAGGGACCGCATGGAGAGGTCGAAATTCCCTGCACGCGCATGCTGCCCTTCTTCGGGCTCACCATGAAGCTCGGCCCGATCGCCGACTGGGGGCTGAGCCTGCATGAAAACCTGATCCCGGTGGATACGGAGAAGTTCCAGACGTCGGAACCGGGCATTTTCGCCGTCGGCGACATCAACTGGTATCCGGGCAAGCTGAAGCTGATCCTGTCCGGCTTCCACGAGGTCGCGCTGATGGCGCAGGCGGCCAAGCGCTACATCAGCCCCGGCGAGCGCATCGTCTTCCAGTACACCACCTCCTCCACCAGCCTGCAGAAGAAGCTCGGCGTAGTGGGATAG
- a CDS encoding 2Fe-2S iron-sulfur cluster-binding protein, with protein MTKITIIAFDGTPFDLDAENGSTVMENAIRNGVPGIEAECGGACACATCHVYVDDAWTGEVGEPEPMEEDMLDFAYDVRPNSRLSCQIKVRDELDGLIVRVPERQG; from the coding sequence ATGACCAAGATCACCATCATCGCCTTTGACGGCACGCCGTTCGACCTCGATGCCGAGAACGGCTCGACGGTGATGGAGAACGCCATCAGGAACGGCGTTCCCGGTATCGAGGCGGAATGCGGTGGGGCCTGTGCCTGCGCCACCTGCCATGTCTATGTGGATGACGCGTGGACCGGTGAGGTCGGCGAACCGGAGCCGATGGAAGAGGACATGCTCGACTTCGCCTATGACGTACGGCCGAATTCGCGCCTTTCCTGCCAGATAAAGGTGCGCGACGAGCTCGACGGGCTGATCGTGCGTGTTCCCGAGCGGCAGGGATAG
- a CDS encoding Hpt domain-containing protein, with protein MTKDGTEAVAFAKPGGEACGAARTRPIDLAHLARQTLGDRTVEEEVLSLFMQQAGTVCEQISAATPDERRKLAHGLKGSALGVGAFAVAEAASALEGDPASKLFVKTLSRRVGEAREFIAAISR; from the coding sequence ATGACGAAGGACGGGACGGAAGCCGTCGCTTTCGCGAAACCGGGGGGCGAAGCATGCGGCGCGGCGCGGACAAGGCCGATCGACCTCGCCCATCTCGCCCGCCAGACGCTCGGCGACCGCACGGTCGAAGAGGAAGTGCTTTCACTCTTCATGCAGCAGGCGGGAACGGTCTGCGAACAGATCTCGGCCGCCACGCCGGACGAACGCCGCAAGCTCGCCCACGGGCTCAAGGGTTCGGCGCTTGGCGTCGGTGCCTTCGCGGTGGCGGAGGCCGCTTCCGCGCTCGAGGGCGACCCGGCATCGAAGCTGTTCGTCAAGACGCTGTCGCGACGCGTCGGCGAAGCACGCGAATTCATCGCTGCGATCAGCCGCTGA
- a CDS encoding ABC-type transport auxiliary lipoprotein family protein → MRLKTCLAATALVLFLPGCALLGGGSRPLDTYDLSAPKAAPGKRAHRLQVLIANPTAIKAFDSQNIVIEPRPGMIEYLKGAQWADRLPQVIRARLAETFQKSGRFGGVGQPGEGLAIDYQVIADIRSFDIRADGNERADVELYMRILNDRNGVVRAEKLFSATAPVSGAGNDAYVRALDRAFGQVANEILVWSASVM, encoded by the coding sequence ATGAGATTGAAAACCTGTCTGGCAGCGACGGCGCTGGTCCTGTTCCTTCCGGGATGCGCGCTTCTCGGCGGTGGCTCGCGCCCGCTCGATACCTATGACCTTTCCGCGCCGAAGGCGGCGCCGGGCAAGCGCGCGCACCGGCTTCAGGTACTGATCGCCAATCCGACCGCGATAAAGGCCTTCGACAGCCAGAACATCGTGATCGAGCCGAGGCCGGGCATGATCGAATATCTGAAGGGCGCCCAATGGGCCGATCGGCTGCCTCAGGTCATTCGGGCACGGCTCGCCGAGACCTTCCAGAAATCCGGGCGCTTCGGAGGCGTCGGCCAGCCGGGCGAGGGGCTTGCGATCGATTACCAGGTCATCGCCGATATCCGCTCCTTCGACATAAGGGCGGACGGCAATGAGCGGGCGGATGTCGAGCTTTACATGCGCATCCTCAATGACCGCAACGGCGTTGTCCGCGCCGAAAAGCTGTTCTCCGCGACTGCACCGGTCTCGGGCGCGGGAAACGACGCCTACGTCCGGGCGCTCGATCGCGCCTTTGGCCAGGTGGCGAACGAAATCCTCGTCTGGTCCGCCTCGGTCATGTGA